The following are encoded together in the Brassica napus cultivar Da-Ae chromosome A9, Da-Ae, whole genome shotgun sequence genome:
- the LOC106419792 gene encoding traB domain-containing protein-like, with translation MEPTQSPSESEPAVHSGEDFVHIEEHSKPTGDFSLSDSIVNVEKEDAVEEEEEEEEHKEDSDSVVSVGGGDGEGECSSAKVELPEELAKSVVILTCESNGESGSCDVYLIGTAHVSKESCREVKEIISFLKPEAVFVELCSSRVSILQPQSLKIPTMSDMIESWKQKQNTFGILYGWFLAKIASQLEVFPGTEFRVAYEEALKYGGSVILGDRPVQITLKRTWAKMPLWHKVKFIYSLMFQAVFLPSAEELDRMLKEMDNVDMVTLVIQEMSKEFPSLMETLVHERDQYMASSLLRVASEHNSVVAVIGRGHINGIKKNWKQPITMKDLMEIPSDNSVFTVKRIVSSVAIAVAGTAIFTGILLSRRR, from the exons ATGGAACCGACGCAATCGCCGTCGGAATCGGAGCCGGCGGTTCACTCCGGCGAGGACTTCGTTCACATCGAAGAACACTCCAAGCCTACCGGCGATTTCTCTTTAAGCGACAGCATAGTGAATGTGGAGAAGGAGGACGCggttgaggaggaggaggaagaagaagagcacaAAGAAGACTCCGATTCCGTTGTTAGCGTCGGCGGTGGTGATGGAGAAGGCGAGTGTTCATCGGCGAAAGTGGAGCTACCGGAGGAACTGGCGAAAAGCGTTGTGATCCTGACGTGCGAGTCCAATGGGGAAAGCGGATCTTGCGATGTGTATTTGATCGGGACTGCTCATGTATCGAAG GAGTCTTGTCGTGAAGTTAAAGAAATAATCAGCTTCTTGAAACCTGAG GCTGTCTTCGTGGAGTTGTGTTCAAGCCGAGTGTCTATCCTCCAACCTCAGTCTCTGAAG ATTCCAACCATGTCGGACATGATTGAAAGTTGGAAGCAGAAACAGAACACGTTCGGAATACTTTATGGCTGGTTTCTTGCAAAG ATCGCCAGTCAGCTTGAGGTTTTTCCTGGTACTGAGTTTCGTGTGGCATATGAAGAGGCTCTTAAATATGGGGGCAGTGTGATACTAGGTGATCGTCCCGTACAG ATCACTTTAAAGAGAACATGGGCAAAGATGCCTCTGTGGCACAAGGTGAAGTTTATATACTCCTTGATGTTTCAAGCGGTCTTCTTACCGAGCGCTGAAGAACTCGACAGAATG CTGAAAGAAATGGACAATGTGGATATGGTGACACTGGTGATTCAAGAAATGAGCAAGGAGTTTCCATCTCTCATGGAAACACTTGTGCATGAGCGAGACCA GTACATGGCATCCTCTTTGCTGAGAGTTGCAAGTGAGCACAACTCGGTTGTGGCAGTTATCGGCAGAGGACATATTAATGGAATCAAGAAGAACTGGAAGCAGCCTATAACG ATGAAAGATCTAATGGAGATACCGAGCGACAACTCAGTCTTTACAGTGAAGAGGATAGTATCATCAGTGGCGATTGCAGTAGCAGGAACAGCTATATTTACTGGCATACTTCTttcaagaagaaggtga
- the LOC106419791 gene encoding traB domain-containing protein-like: MSMEPTQSPPSETEVHSSEDFVHGEEDSKPTGDMSSSESIVNVEKEDLLDDDAVVEEAHDDSDSVVSGGDAPAAGDDGDGECSPEVLELLEELVKSGAMLTCDSTAETGSCYVLLIGTSHVSEESCRVVKAVISYLKPEAVLVELCSSRVSLLQPQTLKIPTMWEMIESLKQKQNIFGILYEWFLAKIASEFGVFPGSEFRVAYEEACKYGGKVMLVDRPIQITLKRTWAKMPLWHKVKFVYTLMFQDVFLPSSEEHGKRPQEMETADSMTLLIEELSKEFPSLIETLVYERDRYMATALLDIASGCNLVVAVIGNGHINGIKKNWKQPVSIEDLMEIPGDGSVFTVKRIVSSVAIAVAGTAIFTGILLARRR; the protein is encoded by the exons ATGTCGATGGAACCGACTCAATCGCCGCCGTCGGAGACGGAGGTTCACTCCAGCGAGGACTTCGTTCACGGCGAAGAAGACTCCAAGCCTACCGGCGACATGTCGTCAAGCGAGAGCATAGTGAATGTGGAGAAGGAGGACCTGCTCGACGACGACGCGGTGGTGGAGGAAGCACACGACGACTCCGATTCCGTGGTTAGCGGCGGCGATGCACCAGCAGCTGGTGATGATGGAGATGGTGAGTGCTCACCGGAGGTGTTGGAGCTACTGGAGGAGTTGGTGAAAAGCGGTGCGATGCTGACGTGCGATTCCACTGCCGAAACCGGATCTTGCTATGTGTTGTTGATCGGTACTTCTCATGTATCAGAG GAATCTTGTCGAGTAGTTAAAGCAGTGATCAGCTACTTGAAACCTGAG GCTGTCCTCGTGGAGTTGTGCTCAAGCAGAGTATCTCTCCTTCAACCGCAGACTCTCAAG ATTCCAACCATGTGGGAAATGATTGAAAGTTTGAAGCAGAAACAGAACATATTTGGAATACTTTATGAGTGGTTTCTTGCAAAG ATTGCCAGTGAGTTTGGGGTTTTTCCTGGTTCTGAGTTTCGTGTGGCCTATGAAGAGGCTTGTAAGTATGGGGGAAAGGTGATGCTTGTTGATCGTCCCATACAG ATCACGCTAAAAAGAACATGGGCCAAGATGCCTCTGTGGCACAAGGTAAAGTTTGTATACACCTTGATGTTTCAAGATGTCTTTTTGCCAAGCTCTGAAGAACAcggcaaaagg CCGCAAGAAATGGAAACTGCCGATTCGATGACTCTGTTGATCGAAGAACTGAGCAAGGAGTTTCCATCCCTCATAGAAACACTTGTGTATGAGCGAGACCG GTACATGGCAACCGCTTTGCTGGATATTGCAAGTGGGTGCAACTTGGTTGTGGCAGTTATCGGTAATGGGCATATTAATGGAATCAAGAAGAATTGGAAACAACCTGTATCG ATAGAGGATCTTATGGAGATACCAGGCGATGGGTCAGTGTTTACAGTGAAGAGGATAGTATCATCAGTGGCGATTGCAGTAGCAGGAACAGCTATATTTACTGGCATACttcttgcaagaagaagatga
- the LOC106420000 gene encoding peroxidase 3, protein MNCLKTIALSLSLFLVGLVGPIQAQLQMNFYANTCPNAEKIVQDFVSNHISNAPSLAAALLRMHFHDCFVRGCDGSVLINSTSGNAERDATPNLTVRGFGFIEAIKTVLEAQCPGIVSCADIIALASRDAVVFTGGPSWSVPTGRRDGRISNASEALANIPPPTSNFTNLQTLFANQGLDLKDLVLLSGAHTIGVSHCSSFTNRLYNFTGRGDQDPALDSQYAANLKSRKCPSLNDNTTIVEMDPGSRKTFDLSYYQLVLKRRGLFQSDSALTTNPTTLSNINQLLKGSVESFFSEFAKSMEKMGRINVKTGSAGVVRRQCSVANS, encoded by the exons ATGAATTGCTTGAAAACTATTGCTCTttcactctctctgtttcttgtGGGATTGGTCGGACCAATCCAAGCTCAGTTGCAGATGAACTTCTATGCAAACACTTGTCCTAACGCCGAAAAGATTGTTCAAGATTTTGTTTCAAACCACATTTCTAACGCTCCTTCTCTTGccgctgctctcttgaggatgCATTTCCACGATTGTTTTGTTCGG GGTTGTGATGGATCAGTGCTGATAAACTCAACGTCAGGAAATGCAGAGAGAGATGCAACTCCTAACCTAACGGTTAGAGGGTTTGGCTTCATCGAGGCAATCAAAACTGTGCTTGAAGCTCAGTGTCCCGGAATCGTCTCTTGCGCTGATATTATCGCTCTAGCATCTCGAGACGCCGTCGTTTTCACC GGAGGACCAAGCTGGAGTGTACCGACCGGAAGAAGAGATGGGAGGATATCGAACGCATCAGAGGCATTAGCTAACATCCCTCCTCCTACGAGTAACTTCACCAATCTTCAGACACTCTTTGCAAACCAAGGACTTGATCTTAAGGACCTTGTCTTACTCTCTG GAGCTCACACTATCGGTGTATCTCACTGCTCGTCTTTCACAAACCGTCTCTACAACTTCACTGGTCGTGGAGACCAAGATCCAGCCTTAGACAGCCAATACGCAGCCAATCTCAAGTCTAGAAAATGCCCTAGCCTCAACGATAACACGACCATAGTGGAGATGGATCCAGGGAGCCGTAAAACGTTTGATCTTAGTTATTACCAGCTCGTCCTCAAGCGTAGGGGTCTGTTTCAGTCAGACTCTGCTCTCACCACCAACCCCACAACGCTCTCAAACATAAACCAGCTCTTGAAGGGGTCGGTGGAGAGCTTCTTCTCTGAGTTTGCCAAGTCGATGGAGAAAATGGGTCGGATCAATGTCAAGACTGGGTCAGCTGGAGTGGTTAGAAGGCAATGCTCCGTTGCAAATAGTTAA
- the LOC106420069 gene encoding LOW QUALITY PROTEIN: peroxidase 1 (The sequence of the model RefSeq protein was modified relative to this genomic sequence to represent the inferred CDS: inserted 1 base in 1 codon): MALKNLLALVVLLGVVGVSVASPYENPFRKSQSNPGTMGNLDLDYYRYKCPQMEDIVRRVTIQYVSPKPTLAAALLRMHFHDCFVRGCDGSILIKSPNNDAERDAXPNLTLKGYEVVDAVKSALEIACPGVVSCADVLALVARDAVLVIRGPWWPVPLGRRDGRISRISEANLPSPFANVDTLKKNFSDKGLNTKDLVVLSGAHTIGVSSCGLISSRIYNFTGRGDFDPAMNPNYVMELKKRCQPTDVKTIVDMDPGSVDKFDSHYFDAVDQRKGLFISDSALLNDWETKLYIKTQVWTRGASFNRDFAESMVKLGFVGILTGDQGEVRSRCDLVK; encoded by the exons ATGGCGCTCAAGAACTTACTTGCTCTTGTGGTTCTTCTTGGCGTTGTTGGAGTTTCCGTTGCAAGCCCATATGAGAACCCATTTAGGAAGTCACAAAGTAACCCAGGCACGATGGGTAATCTTGACCTCGACTACTACCGCTACAAATGTCCACAAATGGAAGACATTGTCCGCCGTGTCACAATTCAATATGTCTCTCCCAAGCCAACTCTTGCTGCTGCGCTTCTGAGGATGCATTTTCACGACTGTTTTGTCAGA GGATGTGATGGTTCCATTCTTATTAAATCACCAAACAATGATGCGGAAAGAGACG CCCCCAACTTGACATTGAAAGGCTACGAAGTGGTCGATGCGGTCAAGTCAGCTCTCGAGATCGCGTGTCCTGGTGTTGTTTCTTGCGCTGATGTTCTTGCCTTGGTCGCTAGAGACGCTGTTTTAGTG ATAAGAGGACCATGGTGGCCTGTTCCATTAGGGCGGAGGGACGGACGCATCTCGAGAATTTCCGAGGCTAACTTACCATCTCCTTTTGCCAACGTTGATACACTGAAAAAGAACTTCTCCGACAAAGGTCTTAACACTAAAGACCTAGTCGTCCTTTCAG GGGCTCACACCATTGGTGTATCTTCTTGCGGTCTCATCAGCAGTCGTATCTATAACTTCACGGGCAGAGGCGATTTCGACCCAGCGATGAACCCTAACTACGTTATGGAGTTGAAGAAAAGGTGCCAGCCAACAGATGTCAAGACCATAGTGGATATGGACCCAGGGAGTGTCGATAAATTTGACTCTCACTACTTCGACGCTGTGGATCAGAGGAAGGGTTTGTTCATATCTGATTCAGCACTTCTCAATGACTGGGAGACCAAGCTATACATTAAGACGCAGGTGTGGACCCGTGGAGCTTCCTTCAACAGAGATTTTGCAGAATCAATGGTTAAGCTCGGTTTCGTCGGGATTCTTACCGGGGATCAGGGTGAGGTCAGGAGCAGATGCGATCTCGTTAAGTAA
- the LOC106420046 gene encoding peroxidase 1-like translates to MIYKRLTSLSFIFISKLASSYLSSVILNKTNELRKRRRDRVMAIKNLLVLAVLLSVIGVSVANPKGLDLNYYKHRCPDAEAIVRRTTVQYVSRQTSLAAALLRMHFHDCFVRGCDGSILLKSPTKDAERDAIPNLSVRGYEVVDAAKAALEKKCPGVVSCADVLALVARDAVLVINGPWWPVPLGRRDGRISRKSEVNLPSPFAGIAALKKNFFDKGLNTKDLVVLSGAHTIGISNCGLINSRIYNFTGKGDFDPSMNPSYVRALKKRCKPTDFRTSLEMDPGSVKKFDSHYFNIVAQKKGLFTSDSTLLDDAETKTYIDTQVSTAGSSFNKDFSESMVKLGFVEILTGNKGEIRRKCAFVN, encoded by the exons ATGATCTATAAAAGGCTTACGAGTCTCTCATTCATCTTCATCTCCAAGCTAGCTAGTTCTTACCTTTCTTCTGTAATACTCAACAAAACAAACGAGCTAAGAAAGAGGAGGAGAGATAGAGTAATGGCGATCAAGAACCTTCTTGTCCTTGCGGTTCTTCTGAGCGTTATTGGAGTTTCAGTTGCTAACCCTAAGGGTCTTGACCTTAACTACTACAAACACCGGTGTCCTGATGCAGAAGCCATTGTACGTCGTACCACAGTTCAGTATGTTTCTCGCCAGACGAGCCTTGCTGCCGCACTTCTAAGGATGCATTTTCATGATTGTTTCGTCAGA GGATGTGATGGTTCCATTCTTCTGAAATCTCCAACCAAGGATGCAGAAAGAGATGCTATCCCTAACTTGTCTGTTAGAGGCTACGAAGTGGTCGATGCTGCCAAGGCAGCCCTAGAGAAGAAGTGTCCCGGTGTGGTTTCTTGTGCTGATGTTCTTGCCTTAGTCGCCAGAGACGCAGTCTTAGTG ATCAACGGACCATGGTGGCCGGTTCCATTGGGCAGGAGGGATGGACGCATCTCAAGAAAATCTGAGGTTAATTTACCATCCCCATTCGCCGGAATAGCTGCAttgaaaaagaacttcttcgacaagGGTCTTAACACTAAAGACCTAGTCGTTCTCTCAG GAGCTCACACCATTGGGATATCAAACTGCGGTCTCATTAACAGCCGTATCTACAACTTCACCGGGAAAGGCGATTTTGATCCTTCAATGAACCCTAGCTACGTTAGGGCATTGAAGAAAAGGTGCAAGCCAACTGATTTCAGGACCTCATTGGAGATGGACCCAGGCAGTGTCAAGAAGTTTGACTCTCACTACTTTAACATTGTGGCTCAGAAGAAGGGTTTGTTTACATCTGACTCAACACTTCTTGATGACGCTGAGACCAAAACGTACATTGACACGCAAGTTTCTACTGCTGGATCCTCATTCAACAAAGATTTCTCCGAGTCAATGGTTAAACTCGGGTTCGTTGAAATCCTCACCGGGAACAAGGGAGAGATCAGGAGGAAATGTGCCTTCGTGAACTGA
- the LOC106369226 gene encoding homeobox-leucine zipper protein HDG2 yields the protein MFEPNMLLAAMNNEDSNNHNYNHEVNNNNNEGFLRDDEFDSANTKSGSENQEGGSGNDQDPLHPNKKKRYHRHTQLQIQEMEAFFKECPHPDDKQRKQLSRELGLEPLQVKFWFQNKRTQMKNHHERHENSHLRAENEKLRGDNLRYREALANASCPNCGGPTAIGEMSFDEHQLRLENARLREEIDRISAIAAKYVGKPVSNYPLMSPPPLPPRPLELAMGNFGDVYGNNPTDQFKCITAPTESDKPVIIDLAVAAMEELIRMVQVDEPLWNSLVFDEEEYARTFPRGIGPKPAGFRSEASRESVVVIMNHINIVEILMDVNQWSMVFAGMVSRAMTLAVLSTGVAGNYNGALQVMTAEFQVPTPLVPTRETYFARYCKQQADGSWAVVDISLDSLQPNPPVRCRRRASGCLIQEMPNGYSKLTWVEHVEVDDRGVHDLYKHMVSTGHAFGAKRWVAILDRQCERLASVMATNISSGEVGVITNQEGRRSMLKLAERMVISFCAGVSASTAHTWTTLSGTGAEDVRVMTRKSVDDPGRPPGIVLSAATSFGIPVPPKRVFDFLRDENSRNEWDILSNGGVVQEMAHIANGRETGNCVSLLRVNSANSSQSNMLILQESCTDPTASFVIYAPVDIVAMNIVLNGGDPDYVALLPSGFAILPDGNANGGGEGGSLLTVAFQILVDSVPTAKLSLGSVATVNNLIACTVERIKASMSCETA from the exons ATGTTCGAGCCAAATATGTTGCTTGCAGCTATGAACAACGAAGATAGCAATAACCACAACTACAACCATGAAGtcaacaacaataacaatgaAGGATTTCTTCGGGACGATGAATTCGACAGTGCGAATACTAAATCGGGAAGTGAGAATCAAGAAGGAGGATCAGGAAATGATCAAGATCCTCTTCATCCCAATAAGAAGAAACGATATCATAGACACACACAACTTCAGATCCAGGAGATGGAAGC ATTCTTCAAAGAGTGTCCTCACCCGGATGACAAGCAAAGGAAACAACTGAGCCGTGAATTGGGTTTGGAACCTCTTCAGGTCAAGTTCTGGTTCCAAAACAAACGCACCCAAATGaag AATCACCACGAGCGACATGAGAACTCGCATCTTCGGGCGGAAAACGAGAAGCTTCGAGGAGACAACCTTAGATATCGAGAGGCTCTTGCAAACGCTTCTTGTCCTAATTGTGGTGGTCCAACTGCCATTGGAGAAATGTCCTTCGACGAACACCAACTCCGTCTCGAAAATGCTCGATTAAGAGAAGAG ATCGATCGAATATCAGCCATAGCAGCCAAGTACGTAGGAAAGCCAGTCTCAAACTATCCTCTCATGTCTCCACCTCCTCTTCCACCACGTCCTCTAGAACTCGCCATGGGAAATTTTGGAGATGTTTATGGAAACAACCCAACAGATCAGTTCAAGTGCATCACTGCACCAACAGaatctgataaaccagtgatCATCGACTTAGCCGTGGCTGCAATGGAAGAGCTCATTAGGATGGTTCAAGTGGACGAGCCATTGTGGAATAGTTTGGTTTTCGACGAAGAAGAATATGCACGGACGTTTCCTAGAGGAATCGGACCTAAACCAGCTGGATTTAGATCCGAAGCCTCACGAGAAAGCGTGGTTGTGATCATGAATCATATTAATATCGTTGAGATTCTCATGGATGTG AATCAATGGTCAATGGTGTTTGCGGGGATGGTTTCTAGAGCGATGACGTTAGCTGTTTTATCGACTGGAGTTGCAGGAAACTATAATGGAGCTCTTCAAGTG ATGACTGCAGAGTTTCAAGTTCCAACACCGTTAGTACCGACCAGGGAAACGTATTTCGCACGTTACTGTAAACAACAAGCAGATGGTTCATGGGCTGTTGTGGATATTTCCTTGGATAGTCTCCAGCCAAATCCACCGGTTAGGTGCAGGCGGCGAGCTTCAGGGTGTTTGATTCAAGAAATGCCTAATGGATACTCCAAGCTGACTTGGGTGGAACATGTGGAAGTTGATGACAGAGGAGTTCATGATTTGTATAAACACATGGTTAGTACTGGTCACGCCTTTGGTGCTAAACGCTGGGTAGCTATTCTAGACCGCCAATGCGAGAGGTTAGCTAGCGTCATGGCTACAAACATTTCTTCAGGAGAAGTTGGCG TGATAACTAACCAAGAAGGGAGGAGGAGTATGCTGAAACTGGCGGAGAGGATGGTTATAAGCTTTTGTGCAGGAGTGAGTGCTTCAACAGCTCACACTTGGACTACATTGTCTGGTACAGGAGCTGAAGATGTTAGAGTGATGACTAGAAAAAGTGTGGATGATCCTGGAAGGCCTCCGGGTATTGTTCTTAGTGCAGCTACTTCGTTTGGGATCCCTGTTCCTCCAAAGAGAGTTTTTGACTTCCTCAGAGATGAGAATTCAAGAAATGAG TGGGATATTCTGTCAAATGGTGGAGTTGTACAAGAGATGGCACATATTGCTAATGGGAGAGAAACAGGAAACTGTGTTTCCCTCCTTCGTGTAAAT AGTGCAAACTCTAGCCAGAGCAACATGCTGATTCTACAAGAGAGTTGCACTGACCCTACAGCTTCATTTGTGATCTATGCACCAGTGGATATTGTAGCGATGAACATAGTGCTTAATGGAGGTGATCCAGACTATGTAGCTCTTCTTCCATCAGGTTTTGCTATACTTCCTGATGGTAATGCGAATGGTGGAGGAGAAGGAGGGTCGTTGTTGACGGTTGCTTTTCAGATTCTGGTTGACTCGGTTCCAACGGCTAAGCTGTCTCTTGGATCTGTTGCAACTGTGAACAATTTGATTGCTTGCACTGTTGAGAGGATCAAAGCTTCCATGTCTTGTGAGACTGCTTGA
- the LOC106369229 gene encoding uncharacterized protein LOC106369229 encodes MSETRPVPRRESPWGLPEGHREPKAHRCNDRVEDVVQAFFEGNPFKTVPGPFKLFYRCMRSKPGEEPTEPFTYLDLEPPKRQAKLEEK; translated from the exons ATGAGCGAGACGAGACCAGTGCCGAGGAGAGAAAGCCCGTGGGGTTTACCGGAAGGTCACCGTGAGCCCAAAGCTCACCGCTGCAACGATCGCGTCGAGGACGTCGTCCAG GCGTTTTTCGAGGGAAACCCATTTAAGACAGTTCCAGGACCTTTTAAACTATTCTACCGTTGCATGCGCTCTAAGCCAGG AGAGGAACCAACAGAGCCATTCACATACCTTGACCTGGAACCTCCAAAGAGACAAGCAAAACTTGAAGAAAAGTGA
- the LOC106369228 gene encoding glutamate receptor 3.4 → MMTRGVSIALLCVSVLLVVTQECAGESVLSRNSSTSPPLPQRPSSVNVGALFTYDSFIGRAAKPAFKAAMNDVNADQTVLKGTKLNIVFQDSNCSGFIGTMGALQLMETQVVAAIGPQSSGIAHMISYVANELHVPLLSFAATDPTLSSLQYPYFLRTTQNDYFQMHAVADFISYSGWRQVIAIYVDDEYGRNGISILSEALAKKRSKISYKAAITPGAESTSIESLLVSVNLKASRVYVVHVNPDSGLNVFTVAKSLGMMGNGYVWIATDWLPTSLDSMEPVGSETMDLLQGVVAFRHYTTESNMKRELKGRWKNGFNSYALYAYDSVWLIARALDVFFKEHNTITFSNDQNLTKTSDSSIQLSALSVFNEGEKILEIILGMNHTGLTGRIQFDAERNRVNPAYEVLNIAGTGPRRVGYWSNHSGLSVVTPETLYSKPPNTSTANQRLYGIIWPGEVTKPPRGWVFPNNGKPLKIAVPNRVSYKDYVSKDKNPPGVRGYCVDVFEAALELLPYPVPRNYILYGDGKKNPSYNNLINEVVTENFDVAVGDITITTNRTRFVDFTQPFIESGLVVVAPVKAAKSSPWSFLKPFTIEMWAVTGAFFLLVGAIVWILEHRFNQEFRGPPKRQLITIFWFSFSTMFFSHRENTVSTLGRLVLIIWLFVVLIINSSYTASLTSILTVQQLTSRIEGIDSLIQSNEPIGVQDGTFARNYLVNELNISPHRIVPLRDEEHYLSALQLGPKAGGVAAIVDELPYVEVLLTNSNCKYRTVGQVFTRTGWGFAFQRDSPLAVDMSTAILQLSEEGELEKIHRKWLNYKHECSMQISNGENSELSLKSFWGLFLICGITCFVALTVFFWRVFWQYQRLLPDSGDEEERACEVSESSRSGRGLRAPSFKELIKVVDTKEAEIKEMLKEKSGKKLKSSQSGAGSSHSQRSDIP, encoded by the exons ATGATGACAAGAGGAGTTTCCATTGCGTTGTTATGTGTTTCTGTCTTGCTGGTCGTTACACAGGAATGTGCTGGTGAAAGTGTTCTCTCAAGAAACTCTTCTACTTCACCACCACTACCTCAGAGGCCAAGCTCTGTAAACGTTGGAGCTCTGTTTACTTATGATTCCTTCATCGGAAGAGCGGCTAAACCTGCGTTTAAAGCCGCAATGAACGATGTAAACGCTGACCAGACCGTCCTCAAGGGTACCAAGCTCAATATCGTCTTTCAAGACTCCAACTGCAGTGGATTTATAGGCACTATGGGAG CTTTGCAGCTGATGGAAACACAAGTGGTAGCAGCCATCGGTCCACAATCTTCAGGAATCGCTCACATGATTTCCTACGTAGCCAACGAGCTTCACGTACCTCTCTTATCATTCGCAGCAACGGATCCAACTCTCTCCTCTCTACAATACCCTTACTTCCTCCGCACCACTCAGAACGACTACTTCCAGATGCACGCCGTCGCAGACTTCATATCCTACTCCGGATGGAGACAAGTCATTGCCATATACGTCGACGACGAGTACGGTCGTAACGGTATATCTATCCTAAGCGAAGCATTGGCCAAGAAACGCTCCAAGATCTCTTACAAAGCTGCGATCACGCCCGGCGCGGAGTCCACCTCCATAGAAAGCCTTTTGGTCTCTGTTAACCTGAAGGCCTCTCGTGTTTACGTTGTCCATGTGAATCCTGACTCTGGTTTAAACGTTTTCACGGTGGCTAAGTCGCTTGGGATGATGGGAAACGGTTATGTGTGGATCGCGACGGACTGGCTACCAACATCTTTGGATTCTATGGAGCCTGTGGGCTCGGAGACGATGGATCTCTTGCAAGGAGTGGTTGCTTTTCGCCATTACACAACCGAGAGTAATATGAAAAGAGAGCTTAAAGGGAGATGGAAGAATGGCTTCAACTCATATGCATTGTATGCTTATGATTCTGTGTGGTTGATTGCTCGGGCCCTCGATGTTTTCTTTAAAGAACACAATACAATAACATTCTCCAACGATCAGAACCTGACCAAAACAAGTGATAGCAGCATTCAGTTATCAGCACTAAGCGTGTTCAACGAAGGGGAGAAGATTCTTGAGATCATTCTTGGGATGAATCATACTGGCTTGACGGGACGAATCCAGTTTGATGCAGAGAGAAACAGAGTAAACCCTGCTTACGAAGTCCTTAACATAGCAGGCACAGGTCCGCGGAGAGTGGGTTACTGGTCTAATCATTCAGGTCTCTCAGTGGTGACTCCAGAGACATTGTACTCTAAGCCTCCAAACACATCTACAGCTAACCAGCGTCTTTATGGAATCATATGGCCGGGTGAAGTGACTAAGCCTCCTCGCGGTTGGGTGTTTCCTAACAACGGAAAGCCGCTGAAAATCGCGGTGCCTAACCGTGTGAGCTATAAAGATTACGTCTCTAAAGACAAGAATCCGCCTGGTGTTAGAGGCTACTGTGTAGATGTCTTTGAAGCTGCGTTAGAGTTGCTTCCCTATCCTGTTCCTAGAAACTATATACTGTATGGAGATGGGAAGAAGAATCCTTCTTACAACAATCTAATCAATGAAGTTGTTACAGAA aACTTTGATGTAGCAGTAGGAGATATCACGATTACTACAAACAGGACAAGGTTTGTGGATTTCACACAGCCGTTTATAGAGTCAGGGCTTGTGGTGGTGGCTCCGGTTAAGGCGGCCAAGTCTAGTCCTTGGTCATTCCTGAAACCATTCACTATAGAGATGTGGGCTGTCACTGGAGCTTTCTTTCTCCTTGTGGGAGCTATCGTCTGGATTCTTGAACACAGATTCAACCAGGAGTTCAGAGGCCCTCCTAAGCGTCAACTCATCACCATCTTCTGGTTTAGCTTCTCCACCATGTTCTTCTCTCATA GAGAGAACACTGTGAGCACATTAGGGAGGCTGGTGTTAATCATATGGTTATTCGTGGTTCTCATCATCAACTCAAGCTACACAGCTAGCCTCACTTCGATCCTAACCGTTCAGCAGCTGACATCTCGGATTGAAGGAATAGATAGCTTGATACAAAGCAATGAACCAATAGGTGTTCAAGACGGCACTTTCGCTAGAAACTATCTTGTCAACGAGCTTAACATATCTCCTCACAGGATTGTTCCACTAAGAGACGAAGAACACTACCTCTCTGCTCTCCAACTCGGTCCCAAAGCCGGCGGCGTTGCAGCCATTGTAGACGAGCTTCCTTACGTCGAAGTCCTTTTGACAAACAGTAACTGCAAGTACCGTACAGTGGGACAAGTGTTCACACGCACAGGCTGGGGTTTCGCATTCCAGAGAGACTCCCCTTTAGCGGTAGACATGTCTACTGCTATCCTGCAGCTCTCTGAAGAGGGGGAGCTTGAGAAGATACACAGGAAATGGCTTAACTACAAGCACGAATGCTCTATGCAGATATCGAACGGCGAGAACTCTGAGCTTTCGCTCAAGAGTTTCTGGGGACTCTTTCTTATCTGTGGCATCACTTGCTTTGTAGCACTCACTGTTTTCTTCTGGAGGGTCTTCTGGCAGTACCAGAGGTTATTGCCAGATAGTGGGGATGAAGAGGAAAGGGCATGTGAAGTGAGTGAGTCGTCTCGATCAGGGAGAGGTTTACGAGCGCCGAGTTTCAAGGAGTTGATCAAAGTTGTGGATACGAAGGAGGCAGAGATCAAGGAGATGCTGAAAGAGAAGAGTGGTAAGAAACTCAAGAGTAGCCAAAGTGGAGCTGGGAGTTCACATTCACAACGTAGTGACATTCCTTGA